ATGTTGGGACGAGCAGTATCCAGACACTTGGAACCACTTGTGAAGTTGGGAGGCGCCCAGGGCCGGTACCATATACAGCCCCGTCCGGCGAACTAGATTCCACGAAAAGGGTATACCCCTCTAAGCTGAAGTCCATGAAGGTATTGGTCACCGGCGGCGCCGGATATATCGGGTCCCACACCACGCTTTGTCTATTGGAAGAAGGACACGAGGTAGTTGTCTTCGATAATCTTGTGAATTCCAGTCTCGAATCTATGCGGCGTGTGCAGGATCTAGCAGGCAGGACCGTCGAATTTGTTGAAGGGGATTTGCTGGATGCCTCTGCAGTTGCATCAGTCTTTTCGGGTGCCTCCTTTGACGCGGTAATTCATTTTGCCGGGCTGAAAGCAGTGGGAGAATCTGTAGCAGACCCTCTAAGGTACTACCGAACGAATGTCGTCGGCACACTCAACCTTTTGGACGGTATGAACGCCGCGGGCGTGAGGCGGCTGGTTTTCAGCTCATCGGCAACCGTATACGGAGCTTCAGAAGATGTACCTTTGCCTGAAAGTTTGCCGCTAAACGCCACCAATCCGTATGGGCGAACGAAAGAGCAAATTGAAGATATTCTGACAGACATTAGTTCTGCCGATGAGCGCTGGAGTATAGGTTTACTCAGGTACTTTAACCCTGCAGGAGCTCACTCGTCCGGCCGCATAGGCGAAGATCCGCGAGGAATACCCAATAACCTCGTGCCATTCGTGGCCCAAGTTGCCGTAGGCCGCCACAAAGCCGTGATGGTGTTCGGCAATGACTACCCCACTCCTGACGGAACCGGAATCAGAGATTACATCCACGTCATGGACTTGGCAGAAGGACACCTCGCCGCTCTTCACTTCCTCAAGGATCGAACAGGTGCGTTTCAGTGGAATCTGGGAACTGGGCAAGGGTCTTCTGTGTTGGAAGTCATTGAAGCTTTCAGCACCGTAGTAAGCAAAAAAATCCCATACGAGTTTGCACCCCGCAGAAAAGGGGACGCTGCCCTTAGCTACGCTGATGCTTCTTCCGCCCGAAATCAACTACGGTGGACCGCAAAGCGGGATCTCGCTCGCATGTGCGCGGACCATTGGAATTGGCAGCGATCTAATCCGCGCGGATATGATTCTTCCCTATAACTGCGATCGGTATAGTTTGAAACGTTCCCCACCCAAGACTTTCCCCATAAGCGGCTATGGTCGAGCATGGAAAGAGTCGCTCAAGCAATATTTGATATCTGAAGTACCGATCGGTAAACCGCATCAATCGTAAGCAACCATTTTTCCTCACTATATTTTGAATCGTAGATTGAACGGCAATGTGAGCGAAGAGTTGGGAACAAATCGCCTGCAACCCTCACCAGGTCTTCCATATCTTCGCTCCCCCCCACGAGCCCGGTTCCCTCGGCCCTAACCAAGGTCGAAACAACGTTCGGCGCCCAAGTCAGAATGGGGGTTCCTGCAGACAATGCCTCTGGATAAATAAGAGGAAATCCCTCGAAACACCTAGACGGAAATACAACGCCGGTTGCATCTCTCATCAGGGCCATGAGACGTGTCCTATCTACAGGGCCCAAAATACTCACGTTTTCGTTGGCCAACGCTCTAACTTGCGGTTCAAGCTCGCCGGACCCTACCAGTACAAGTTTTGACTCAGCGGGCCAGCGGCGCAACAGCTCGAGAATCCCCTTCTCCTCTGAAAGGCGGCCGGCGTAAAGCCAAAAACGACCTTCCCCGGCTCCTACTCCGCTATCTAGGCTTTTCGGAAGAAAATTGGGTATCGTGTGCATCTTGCCCCATGGCAAACCTGATTGAGCATACATAGCGCGCATCTGATCGGATAGCACAATAACCGCGTCCGAGTGGCGTAACCCCGCATCTGCTCCAAATCGCTGACCAATCGCCACTGGAACAGTCTGGGCACGGCCTCTGTAGCAGCCATGCATTAGAGCAGGAACGCTGGATCCCCCGTCCGAACAATCAGTACAGACTCGCCCATCCCTGTAGAACGTCCCGGCGGCACATAACGGTCGATAATTGTGGATTGACGTCACAACTGGCACCGGCGAGGACTGAATCCAAGACTTCCCGTAGTTAGGAAAGAGATTGTGGATATGAATGAGGTCGGGTTCAAACTCGCGCATATCTGGCTTCGGTCCGCGTCCCGTGGCTACCGTGAGAGCGGCCTCGAGGGGGTAGAGTCTGCTTAGTTCGCGTTCATCTGTGCGCTGGCCAAATACCTCGACTATGTAACCAGCACGGCGCATGGCCTCCGCCTGCTGCATGACAGCTGAGTTCTCTCCGCTTGGGTTCCGGGATGAGTAAAAGCTGTGCACCAGGGCAATTCGAAGTGGCGGGCGCATGGGGCGTTCATGTTCGGGATTATTCATACTGTAAGTCTATCCGCGCCCATGGAACCGCGTGTTTCTGCCCTGGACTAGAAGTCCCAAATGATGATCCGCAGGCCATAAGTGGTCGAATAGCGGAAAGCGTATGACAGGTCTACCAAACCATGAGTATTGATACAAAGATAGCGGTCATGGTCGCCTGTCAACGACCGAAGTCGAGCCCGGATTTATTCAGGTTACAGCATCGAGACAACAGCGCCTCCGGACGCATCTTCTAAGCCCGGGGCAATCGAATACACTACTGGCAGCCACGGCCCTTCAGGTTTTATTTATGTAGACATAGATACAAAAGGGACGTGCGGTCTATGGTCGATAGGTATAAGCCACGCGACTCATCGAACTCTTTTGGATAGCGATAGGGCTCTCTTTTGCGCATCCACCCGCGTCTAACTCGAATCGCGTTGAGGAATCCCTTCCTTTTGGCTCGATTAGAGTCACCACCGAACTAGCAACAAATCTCTTTCAAAAATTTGGTCTAATTAAAGCATGTGTCAAACTGAGGGCACACTCAATTAGTGGCAATGGCCGATACAGATGCTTTCTCAACGCAGACCAATTTCGTGTTCCATGCCATACATCTGGGCTAGAACGGATTGGGTAGACGAGCTCCTTTGCCAGCCGTGGGCAGCACCGGCAGAGTCTGACCTCCATCACTTCTTCCGTGCAGAAGCCTGAGTACGCAATAAGGGGTCGTAGATGTTCGGGAGTCGGACCACAGGCGTGGGTGGCTTGGCCGTTGCCTGCACGTGAGGCTGGTTACTCGCCGCAGCCACAAGAACTGTAACCACTACCAGTAGCGCACCGTTGAGGGACGCTGTAGATATGTTGAGCGGTGTTTCGACGGCGAACCGAGCGATAAACACAGCCAACACAGCCAACAAACCCGCCCGGGTGGGGTTTTTCACCTGCATTGCCGAGCGCGTCAGCACAACCAGAAATACCATAAGCACCACGAGCCCGAGAGCACCGCGCTCCACTAGCGTTTGAACGAACTGATTGTGTGCGTTTGAGGAACTAATCAGGTCGCCCAACCCGAGTACTTTGGACCGGTATTCGAGGTCGAAAGAACGTGGGCCCGTCCCAAAGACTGGGCTATGTCGGACGGCTTCAAGGGCATTAGTCCAAATGGTGGTACGCCCATTCAGCGTTGAGATGTCGCCTCCAGCGCTCCAATGCGAAATAGCGTCAAATACGTTCTCAAGGAGCGTCGATGCGGCCAGAAGCAAAAGCATAATGACTGGCACGGCAATGGTGACCCACCGCACCCCCGTTCGGAAACCCAGGTAGACGAGCACCCCAACAAGGGCGCTTAGCCACGCACCGCGCGACTGTGTAGCAAGCAAAGCGATAATCGCTGCCAACAAGTGCCATACCTTAGGACGTTTCAGAGCTTCGACGCGGATGAGTTCGACGATCACGGCAAGAGCAGCGACGGTCCCCATGCCGTTAGGATGTGTAGTGACGCCGGCGAGCTGCGATAGGCCGAACCAGGTCCGGCCCTGTCCGTCCCAAAAAGCAAGGTGGGGGGCGGCGACTGCAAGGAATAAACTCAGCCAGACGTATACGCGCAACGTTACCCTGGTCAGACGCAAGGCATGCGAGAGCGAAACGCTCGTGGCAGTCAGGATACTCGTCACAGCTAAAGCCGCGTAGAACAGGTCAATGCTCACTCGTTGGTCATTGACCAACGACGATACCCATCCTGCCCCTGCATACGCCACCATTCCTAATGCCGGGGCGGGAAAGATTAAGCCTCTATCTATCTGCGTCAGGACAAGTAGCGCGGCACAGGCCAAAAATATATAACCAACGCCATGGATGATCAGGGACACGGCAGGGCCTTGCGGCGCCTCGCTGAACTCGCTGAACCCGTCGCCTGTACCGCTGCGCGGCGACAGCAGAGTAACAGCAATGGGCGACAGCGTGGCAACCAGGAACAGACCCGAGGCAACCCATTTACGCCGCTGGTGCGGCTTGACCGCTCCGAACCTCAGCCCATAGAAACCCACCACGAGAATGGCGAGCACGCCGCCCGCTGCAATCAAGATTCCAGTCATTCCCAGCCTTCCCCAGATCACATAATCCTACCCGCTGACAAAAGCCAGCATGTTTGCCAGCCCCTCGCTGCTGGAGGCTGGCATGTAGGTGCCCCCCGTAGATCTCTTACTGCGGTGCAGCCAGACTCGAGTAATCCACACTCCAGATAAGTAGTCCCTTCGCAGTAAACCGGGTAACTTACACGGTGGTTGTTCGATTTCTGGCGCCATAGCTTCTGCATATGGGAAAAGACATCGGCGATTGTGAAGAACCCGGCGCTGGCCATGATTACAGCGTCAAGCGGCGAGGACTTCTACGATTTGGGACGCTCGTGACCGCCCTTTCTGGCGCTTCCGTGATATCGGTCGTGGCTGCCAACAGCGCTCAAGCCACAAGTGATCCGGCCGCTACCAGCTCCTATATTCCAGCGTCCGAAAAGGGCGCGCCCTTGGGCGTTGCGACGCTGGACGAAAACGCTAAGATCCCGATCGCACAACTTCCTGATCTCACAGCAACTGTGGCAACCGCGGGTATCAACAGAACAGGCGTTGAACTGCGTATTACGGATCTGAATAGGTTCAGGCTAGGCCCTACCACTCCGACCACATGGACGACCCCTGATGGGACGGGAGTTGCCGTGCATCCTTCCGTTCGGTTTTTTCCCAATGGTTTTAACGGTTACCAGTGGTGGGCAGCGTCCACCCCGTATTTCAACTCCAACAACCAAGTGGAAAACCCGTGCATATATGTCTCTGAGGACGGGACTAACTGGGTTACCCCGCCAGGCGTGGCTAACCCCCTGGTACAGACACCACCCAATGGGTATAACTCGGACACTCATCTGATCCAGTCCCCAGACGGGAAGCTTTTGCTTTTCTACCGCGACTACTCATCTACCGGGACGGCAGCGGAAAAAATTGCCTTGATGGAATCCGTAGACGGCATTACATGGACCACGCCAAAGGAAGTTATGGGCTATCCTGACAGCGTTAAGCGCATTATGTCTCCGGCTGTCTGGTGGGACGGTTCCAATAAAAACTGGGTGATGGTGGGAGTAGAAATTCTCAACCAACCTCGTATTATCCAGCGTTTCACGGCATCCAGTCCATACGGCCCATGGACCTACGACCGGGACGTGACATTCGACCTTGCGTGGGGTTCCGGTAGGTCACCATGGCATATTGACGCCATGATGATTGGCACACAGGTGCTAATGGTTATCCAGGATGCAACGCTGAACAGCGGGGGCGGCGACGTGTACCTCGCCTTGTCGGAGGACGGTGGTAAAACTTTCAAGCGTGCGACCAACGCGATAGCAACCCAGAACCGCTACCGCTCATGCGTCCTGCCCAAACTTACTGAAGCCGGACTAGCGCTGGATCTTTGGCTCGGCACTGTTGGAGGGACCTGGACAATCAATCGCGGAACAGCCACGGTGGTTCCTACCGTCGCCGCCGCGACGCAGTCTGTTACAACCCAGTCCCTAGCTGGCGTTGGACCCACAACATTCCCACCACAGCCTGTGGTGACGCCACTAACAACTTTCCAAAACGGAAACGGTTGGGGCGTTGCGTCGACGGCAGGCGGGACCAACTTCGCAGCTGATACTGCGGACTTCCTGATTGGCACGCAGTCAGTTAGAGCCGTAACCAGTGGTAGCGGAGGCACGGTTGAAGTAATATCACCCACCTTGCCGCAACTGAACCTAACCGGCAAGGGCCTCGCCTTCCAATTAAAAGTCGATAACCCGGACAGGCTTGCTAATATCATCCTCTACTGGGGACAAAACAATTACGCATCCTTCAACACGTCGATTCAAGCGCAATCACAGGGCGATGGCGTGTCTGCAGTCCTATTACCCAACGACTGGACTTGGTTCTATGTGCCGTCAAATGACATATCTAACGCAACTGGGACAGTGAATCTGTCTGCAATTACCAACGTAAAAATCAGGGTCACGGATAAGAACTCAGGACCACTTACTGTCAACGTCCAGCAGATCGGTACGTACACGCCGAAGAACGCATACCCCTCCGGCGTCATCTCCGTAACCTGCGATGACTCTTTACTCAGCCAGTACACCTATCTGCCCCAAATTCTTGGGAAATACGGTGCAGCAGCCACGATGCTACTCATCACTGATCAAATGCCAGGTTCGCCGGTCTTCGGTTCCAACCCGGCAACCTATGTGCAGGGTTTCAGCGTTGACCAAGCCCACGAACTAGAAGACAAGCAAGGGTACGAGATGGGCGGCCACGCCTATCTCACTGCCAATCACAACCGAGGGATGGCAAACCTCACTGCCCAAGAGTTGGCCGATGAACTGGGCGGCCTAAAATCCTGGCTGCGAACTGAAGGTTTTAAGGGCGCGGATTACTTCGCCTGGCCCATTGGATCTAACAACGTCGCTGCAACAAAGATATGTCGGAAGTTCTTCTCCTGGGCACGTCATACCGGCGGGTTCTATGCTCCAGCCCAGTTCCCAACACAGCCTATGCGGCATCAGGCGGTAACGGTGACTTCCGATATTCCTGTGGCTACGTTTCAGGGCTACATCGACTTCGCTAAGGCCCACGGCCGCCACTTGACACTCATGGTGCACCAAATCGTGGTTTCCGGTGCTTCCGGCCCAACTAATGTCAACAAGGCAGACCTAGCGGCAATTCTGGATTATGCGAACTCAGTGGGTATGCCCATACGAACAATCGGGCAGGTCATGCGCGGCGAGTGACACTGGATGTCGGCCCTTGGTCCGGTTCTGCAGTTCGGAGGCTTAGTCATGAACCTACTCGAAAGCGAATCCAGCCCTGTCCCCCCGTAGCGAATTCAGCCCCGTCCTACCGTCGCATTGAACCAGGAAGAATCTACATGTGCGAGATCCACGGGAATAAAACATCAAATCAACAATCAGCAGGCGCGCCTTGCCTCTTGTCAACCACCACTGCGCCAGATACCTGATAACGGTGAGAACGCGCTTGCTCCGGCTGCAAACTGAACCCTCAACAACTGTGACAGGCTATGTCTTGACGGCAGAAATGCCGGCAAGATGAAGGGCGGCTGGCGGTAAACGAACCACACGAACTGTTGTCGCCCGATTGGGCAAGATATAGCTCGCATTTCACCAGATTGCGCCGTGGGCAGCCTGATCCCTCACTCCTGAATTGATAGCGGAACGTCTCATCTGGCTCATCTTGCTTCTTGAAGCTTCTCCTCAAGTACCGTTTGATGTACGCTCCAGCCGGTTCCGGCCAGAACGACCATATGACCGGAACCCGCCGGGAAGAGGCGACCCCTGCATAAATAGCGCCGGAGCCTATACTTGCCGCACAGTTATGCGACTTGTCAGAGCTTGATGCTGTTTTTCGACGTCGCACCTCTAGTATCAAAGAACAAGGAGCTATTTTCGGCCAGGGCGTCGATATCGTACACACGGTGCTTCTGCAGTAAGACAACCGCGTGAGATTCTGCGATTGAGCGGTCCAAATCATCTACCCGCTCAGTGACTAAACCGTCTCGGGACCACTGGTCCACATAGGGGTCATGAAATTCCACGATTGAGCCCTTATCCCGCAGCATCTGGTCGACGGCAACCGCAGGCGACTCGCGTTGGTCAGAGATATCAGCCTTGTAAGTGACTCCCAGAAGCAGTATCCGAGTCCCTTTCAGAGGGAGTCCTTTGTCATTGAGCGCGTCAGCAAGGCGGCTAACTATGTAACGCGGCATTGAATTATTGATCTCTTGCGCGAGCTCAACGAAACGGAATGGATACCCAAGGCTACGCTCCACCTCGTAGCTCAAATACTTGGGATCGATAGGTATGCAATGACCACCGACGCCCGGCCCAGGAAAGAACGCTTGAAAACCGAAGGGCTTTGTCTTGGCAGCTCGGATCACTTCCCACAAGTCGATATCAAGTTCGTGACAGAACTTTGCCATCTCATTAACCAGAGCAATATTGACATGCCGATAGGTATTTTCTAGTAGCTTGGCAGTCTCAGCCTCCTTGGCGCTCCTAACGGGGACGACACACTCAACGACGCTATCGTAGAAATCCACAGCACGTCGTGTCGATTCAGGAGATACGCCGCCGACCACCTTAGGCGTGTTTCGCAAATTGTAAGTCTCGTTACCTGGATCGATTCTCTCAGGGGAGAATGCAAGGAAGAAGTCTTTGTCCAGTTCATGACCGAAGGACTCCAGGAGCGGCATAACTAAGTTGTCCGTGGTCCCAGGATAGGTTGTGGATTCCAGCACAACCAATGCCCCCGAACTCAAGAACCGTCCCACTGACTTTACTGCACCCTCTACAGCCTTGAGGTCCGGTCCACCGCCCTCTCCTAGTGGAGTTGGGACGCAAATGACGATCACGTCGGCACCAGCAATAACAGACTCACTTGACGAGGCGAAGTAGCCCGAAGCGATCATGGAAGAAATAGCGCTATCCGATAGATCGTCAACATGCGAACGACCGCGATTCAAGTCTTCCACAATAGCGTTATTGAGATCGAGACCGACTGTCACGAAACCGGCCTTAGCCAACTCCTGGGCAAGCGGTAAGCCCACATATCCTTGACCAATTACTACTACTTTGCGTGCCACTTATTACCTATCACTTTCTGTAAGATTTCTAGAGAACAACCTATCCTGCCGGCTTTGAGAAGAGTGCTCTTGCGTACCCCCTGAGCCGCCCTCGGGCCACCTCGAGTTGAACCTTCGATTTCGGGCTTTTTATAAAGCAGTGGCCAATGCTGGCCGCAATCAATGACAGCGCAACTCTCGTCGTTGAAAGCGCTAGACGTATTTCCGAACCACCAGTGCTACGGACAACGCGGACCCATGTTTCACCGCTAGTCTCGGCGCGCCGACTCAGCCATTCGACCGACATCCGATCCGGGGTTACGTACTCCACCGCACTGGCAGCGGCGACATGGCGGATGATGAAGCCGGCGGCGGTAACGCGCGACGTGATCAAAGTATCTTCCCCGGGCCCATGAAGGAAGTCACTTGGAACGCGGCAGAGACCCGACTGTAGAACTTTCTCCGGTACAAGAATGTTGCCGAATCCGGCGTACTGCTGAATCGCGCCATCAGGAAGTTGACGACGTCCCCACATTCCAGCGTCAAGTGCCCATGCGGGCACTTCGTCCGGAAGGACCGGCACTACTGGTCCGACAAGAACTTCATTCGGAGACTGCATGTGTTTTGATAACATCTCAGCAAGCCAGTTGGGTGCGGGTTCCTGGTCATCGTCAAAAAGCACTAGTACCTCGCCTTCAACGACCACGTCAAAGATTGCGTTACGCGCATTACCCACGCCAGGCGCGGGCTCCGTCACATACTCCAGTTGCCCCCGGTTGAACGCCCCCGAGTACTGTGCCACCGCTGCCTCTGCTGACTTGGAGCTGTCGTTGTCAACCACGACAATTCGAACGTGCCAGTCGTCCATGGCGAGGACTTGTGGCCTCAGAAGCTGCAATAACCTTACGAGCTTGTCAGATCGTTTATAAGTGCATATTCCAATTACGACGCGACGACATCCCCTGGAAACGTCGTTCATAAACGCTTCCATCCGTCCATCATGAGCCGTCTAGAGTCGTTTTTTTCACCGGCAAACCATTTTGCGGGCCCGACCACATTGACATTTCTCCGAGAGGCGAGGTAGGCCGCCCACCAGCTGAAGGAACTATTCGACATGACGAGGGCCGCCGAGGACGCGAGTCCTAGGAAGTCGTCGCGGAACCCACCCGGGGGTGCAAGCCGAACATCGCTCCCAATGAGGTGCTTGGACGCCCACTGCCTGTCGTCCGTGTAGACCACGAAATCGTCAAAGCCCTGCTCTCGCATGCGGTCCATAGCGAGCTCATAGTAATGCAAGGGTTGGGCACCCATTACAGCTGCCGCGCCAGCGTCTGAAACATAGTCACCTCTTCTGACATGGACAGCGCAGTGCGACTGCATCGGGATATCGTTCCAACCCACCCACTCGGCAAGTCTGCCGTGGATCTCGTCGGAAGTCTCCTCGAAATAGTCGTGCGACTGCCAGTAACCCCAGTGAAGAGCTAAACTGCCGCCAGTGTCGCACAAACGCGGCGGCCGTGATTCGTCCTCGACCACAGTGGTAACCCAGGGTAAGGCCTTCCAGAAAGTTGAAGTAGATCCCACTGATCGCCATAGCTTATTCGGCAGCTTACAGGTCTCTTTACGATCGATCAGGCCGTCGAGAGCAAATCCTCTCCCAAGTTGACCGCCCGTGTCGTAAATTACACGATCACCGTGAGCCTTCAGCCCTAAGCCGTATGCCCAGCAAAAAAGCTGATTCCCGAAGCCGCCGCGCAGGGGAACAATCGAGCTGCGTTTGAACATTTCTGCGCTGCCTAACTTTCTGACTTCTTCTGCGGGAGATATTTTGAACACGCCACTAGTGCTATGCCAAAAGCAATGCTCACGAAGTTTATTGGACTCATACCGATGCGGGATAGGATCGCCAAGACGACGGCCACCACGACCACCACCAACAGACCGCGAGTCCGGACAGCGATGCCCGCCCGCTTTACGATGACCATGGTGAAAATAGCGGAAAATATATTGCCAGCCAAGAGTCCGCTTACCAAACCTATCGGCCCCCAGTTATATCCTGCAAAGATCGAGGTTACGAGCTGAATTGCAACCGTGACTACACCATTGACCAGCCAAGACCCCCTCAGTCCTTGGGGCAATAAACAAGATCCGAGAGTCCAGGCATAAGCACGGGTCACCTCTCCCGCGAGGGCTAAAGTGACCAGCGGCAGTGCCGCTTTCACCAAATCGGGGCTATAAAAAATGACAATGAGCAACGGTGCTGTACCGGAAAGCACAGCTAACATTCCCCCGATAAATGGAACGAGTCGCACGGTGAGCTCATCCAACTTCTCCGCAAGGTGTACACGATCGGTGATCTTTGCAGTTTCAATTAGAGATGACGTCGCGAGTGCGCTTAGTAACATCCCTACAAGCTGAGTGACCAAGAGCACTACGGGCTGGTACGCCGCCAAGGCTTCGAGACCGAAGCGTTGAACAACCACACTGCGGTAAGCAAGTTCGGCAGCAGCGGCGAAGATCCCCAGAAGTGCCGACGACCATGCAAGAGAAAGCACCTCTCGTAGACTTTCCCGGGGTAACCGAGGGCGCTCCCTAAAAGAAAGCCGCGCCTCTGAGCAAACGGCAGAGATAACGATGGCTTGTGCCGCCGGGGCAACAAGGAAACTAAGGCTGGCCCAAAACTCATCGTGCAACAGGAGCAGCCCTGCCACTGAGAGTCCTCCGACTAGCGCGGACATAATGGCAGCGGCCACCAATCGCGATCGATTTGAGCGCACCTGTGCTATTGCCAGGGATATTTGTCCGAAAACTGCTGGAGGGATACCTGCAGCAGCTGCAATTACAAGAGGGTAGTACCGCTCCGATCCTAGGACGAGCGAGGCAATGGGTGCACTGAAGATAGCAACCACGAAGCCGAAGAACACTGCAGCTCCAGTTGGGACCAGCAGCAACCAATTCTGAGCCGCCTGGAGCCGCCCCTCGGGAATGTTTCTTCTTGCCAGAATCACCCTGGTTGCGGTAACAATCCCCGCTGCGCCCAATGAAATGAGCACGGTCTGCACTTGGGATAGCTGCCCCACGAAGGCAACACCATGCGCCCCAAATACAAGGCTTGCAAGTTTGGTGCGCACGATTCCAGGTAGCATAAAGCCCACGGAGACAAAAGCCAGAGCAACGGTGCCGCCGAAGACCTTTACACTAATGCTCTTGCTGACCTGTCGTTTATCTTCGTCAATTTTCAATGGTTCACATATCCCCGTAAAGCGCCAACAACGAACTTGAGTCGCTGCCGGACAAATCCCCTGAGCGGTTCGGCCAACCAAGTAAATCGGTGTCCAGTCATCGATTTACCGCCTGAGCTGGCGAGAACTTGGCGGCGCCAAAAGGCTGAACGTACAAGATAACTGAGGCCGTCAATTTGGGACCTTCGATATTCACTCACGCTAGCACTGCTATTGCGTATTTCGACATCCGGAAAGGACCGCTTTATACGCAGCAACAGATCAAGGTCCTCACCCACCGGATACCTGTGATTGTATCCGCCCACGGAACGCATCAGTGCAGTCGGAAGGACCATAGTAGGATGCGCCAAGGGCATGCGGCCTTGCGAAAGCAACTTTGCGGTTTGGTCAGCGTGAGTTGGCCAATATCCTCCTTGGTATGAACCTCTTACGGGATCCGTCCACTCGACCTGCCCACCTGCAATTGACCGATCTTTGTCCCGCATAAGAGGAACAGTGAGAGTCAATCGATGCGGACGCGAAATGTCGTCAGCATCTTGAATGGCTACCAGATCCGTCCGAACGTGGGCAAGGGCGGCATTCCGCGAAAGCGACCGCCCTAACTGCTTTTCATTGACGAGTAGAAAAACACCGGGGTACTCAGAGACAATACAGCGCGTGGAATCCGTAGAGGCATCATCAACAACAATTAGTTGCACTTCGCCATCGTAATCTTGGGCGAGAATAGAGTCAATAGAAGCCTTGATTGTTGAGGCCGCATCACGTGCCGCCATGATAAATGTTACCGACGGACTAGGCAATTATCATCAACTCCCCCGGGCCGATTATTCACAAAAGATTGAAAAGACTGTTCCTGCCGCTCGCTAAACTGGAGAAATACTAACTTGCTAGAAAAAGCGTAGCGGCGCGCTGTAAGGTCTTTCAAGCTCTTCGCCCTCCCGCGCTAAGGAATTCACGTATTCCACCTAAAAAGTTGTCAGCCATGTGTTCAATGGAATAACCACGACTAGCAGCGATGCACGAATCCCTCATGGCTTCCAGTCGAGCGCGGTCATTCATTACCGATATGACTGCAGTTGCATAAGCAGCGGTGTTGCAGGCCGATACTTCTACAGTCTTCCCAGGATCGAGGTAGGCAAACTCGGGGCCATGGCGGTTATCATCAGTTGTTACTATTGGCACTCCGGCAATCAGTGAGTCTACGGCGACGAGCCCTATACTTCCGGGTATGGTAAGAATTGCAGCAGAACTAAGTATTAGAGCTTTTTCTTCGCCTGTAACGGCGCCCGCATAGAGAAGCCAGGGATACCGCGCTGCGGCTTCTTGCACGGCAGTCTTG
This region of Arthrobacter sp. DNA4 genomic DNA includes:
- the galE gene encoding UDP-glucose 4-epimerase GalE, translating into MKVLVTGGAGYIGSHTTLCLLEEGHEVVVFDNLVNSSLESMRRVQDLAGRTVEFVEGDLLDASAVASVFSGASFDAVIHFAGLKAVGESVADPLRYYRTNVVGTLNLLDGMNAAGVRRLVFSSSATVYGASEDVPLPESLPLNATNPYGRTKEQIEDILTDISSADERWSIGLLRYFNPAGAHSSGRIGEDPRGIPNNLVPFVAQVAVGRHKAVMVFGNDYPTPDGTGIRDYIHVMDLAEGHLAALHFLKDRTGAFQWNLGTGQGSSVLEVIEAFSTVVSKKIPYEFAPRRKGDAALSYADASSARNQLRWTAKRDLARMCADHWNWQRSNPRGYDSSL
- a CDS encoding glycosyltransferase family 4 protein, which codes for MNNPEHERPMRPPLRIALVHSFYSSRNPSGENSAVMQQAEAMRRAGYIVEVFGQRTDERELSRLYPLEAALTVATGRGPKPDMREFEPDLIHIHNLFPNYGKSWIQSSPVPVVTSIHNYRPLCAAGTFYRDGRVCTDCSDGGSSVPALMHGCYRGRAQTVPVAIGQRFGADAGLRHSDAVIVLSDQMRAMYAQSGLPWGKMHTIPNFLPKSLDSGVGAGEGRFWLYAGRLSEEKGILELLRRWPAESKLVLVGSGELEPQVRALANENVSILGPVDRTRLMALMRDATGVVFPSRCFEGFPLIYPEALSAGTPILTWAPNVVSTLVRAEGTGLVGGSEDMEDLVRVAGDLFPTLRSHCRSIYDSKYSEEKWLLTIDAVYRSVLQISNIA
- a CDS encoding O-antigen ligase, with the protein product MTGILIAAGGVLAILVVGFYGLRFGAVKPHQRRKWVASGLFLVATLSPIAVTLLSPRSGTGDGFSEFSEAPQGPAVSLIIHGVGYIFLACAALLVLTQIDRGLIFPAPALGMVAYAGAGWVSSLVNDQRVSIDLFYAALAVTSILTATSVSLSHALRLTRVTLRVYVWLSLFLAVAAPHLAFWDGQGRTWFGLSQLAGVTTHPNGMGTVAALAVIVELIRVEALKRPKVWHLLAAIIALLATQSRGAWLSALVGVLVYLGFRTGVRWVTIAVPVIMLLLLAASTLLENVFDAISHWSAGGDISTLNGRTTIWTNALEAVRHSPVFGTGPRSFDLEYRSKVLGLGDLISSSNAHNQFVQTLVERGALGLVVLMVFLVVLTRSAMQVKNPTRAGLLAVLAVFIARFAVETPLNISTASLNGALLVVVTVLVAAASNQPHVQATAKPPTPVVRLPNIYDPLLRTQASARKK
- a CDS encoding polysaccharide deacetylase family protein, which translates into the protein MGKDIGDCEEPGAGHDYSVKRRGLLRFGTLVTALSGASVISVVAANSAQATSDPAATSSYIPASEKGAPLGVATLDENAKIPIAQLPDLTATVATAGINRTGVELRITDLNRFRLGPTTPTTWTTPDGTGVAVHPSVRFFPNGFNGYQWWAASTPYFNSNNQVENPCIYVSEDGTNWVTPPGVANPLVQTPPNGYNSDTHLIQSPDGKLLLFYRDYSSTGTAAEKIALMESVDGITWTTPKEVMGYPDSVKRIMSPAVWWDGSNKNWVMVGVEILNQPRIIQRFTASSPYGPWTYDRDVTFDLAWGSGRSPWHIDAMMIGTQVLMVIQDATLNSGGGDVYLALSEDGGKTFKRATNAIATQNRYRSCVLPKLTEAGLALDLWLGTVGGTWTINRGTATVVPTVAAATQSVTTQSLAGVGPTTFPPQPVVTPLTTFQNGNGWGVASTAGGTNFAADTADFLIGTQSVRAVTSGSGGTVEVISPTLPQLNLTGKGLAFQLKVDNPDRLANIILYWGQNNYASFNTSIQAQSQGDGVSAVLLPNDWTWFYVPSNDISNATGTVNLSAITNVKIRVTDKNSGPLTVNVQQIGTYTPKNAYPSGVISVTCDDSLLSQYTYLPQILGKYGAAATMLLITDQMPGSPVFGSNPATYVQGFSVDQAHELEDKQGYEMGGHAYLTANHNRGMANLTAQELADELGGLKSWLRTEGFKGADYFAWPIGSNNVAATKICRKFFSWARHTGGFYAPAQFPTQPMRHQAVTVTSDIPVATFQGYIDFAKAHGRHLTLMVHQIVVSGASGPTNVNKADLAAILDYANSVGMPIRTIGQVMRGE